The Coccidioides posadasii str. Silveira chromosome 3, complete sequence genome contains a region encoding:
- a CDS encoding uncharacterized protein (BUSCO:84250at4751~EggNog:ENOG410PJJT~COG:S~BUSCO:333at33183), which produces MDATPRPNSSNVTVEYTDPSNLFPLVEPLLLEVRQLRNLHWKSPTRPLRSIGCLQIDFVPAQTPEEWKRLSDGTSGAATHRRHQIPGLRRTPYLKIYLLRCDDNETYKATSRKLVREWVKAKGSGSQDNHDACEWLVIHVVEANGSRAEVPEKPGPMAKWPGRSSTSVLEKLKADFNGSSKSAIDRVVQLKIPTPDANKRLPEVSVQLEDLVTKLKSSILTSFDLRVAQYEEDIREKDSQRSLPGWNFCTFFILKEGLALGFENVGLYEDALVGYDELSAGLDAALRDQMSGAGDQHGGTLLAYSEEMKSRAEAALSSGVAGPENTSADRGEDPEADETPSKHSTFSDPVELDPEDFPCNPHKRPYRDMIVANNISVFDFRAYIFSRQMQLLLKAAEVPSSAKTSLSGQQGTKSKETHDLTLLAEICDRASEFVTLASRILRRDLANAVSQLEKKYDENAVAEVVDNLVYSWSYAAVSQVLVQTSVGALDVPRVSIRTSKDLADASILTSFGGESRDGVPQRSSSLITAPTSHMNSPRPDSPHSFGFNPSSPAKRSLTALIENEATIKRAGAIELASARGDLCILARRILETLGRKRGWDQRWHDLSLLFDEDDTQATTFIEVSLNNQDTASRDQPATAQKPPPLLAGIETPILQEALKSVDQFNLYYEKLTDEIFRHHVAATRIKSAESAMADMALWKYRQEDYATAASYFNHLASFYGDNNWEALEGVMLELYARCLKKLGRKEDFVRTSFKLLGKYTGTIISKSKPENKREKVGLPAESKVPEYMSELFEASRALPKNYALRLRDFFATPTIDPRIIHFDDKDGFQLQVSLRLLLAENITIDCVKVRLVNSSDIKMNELWLETPGQVVVRESTTKVLLETPTTAQGEYFVDRIELRVGNIIFAHGASTEDSPSPTYKELSNRESADENIRTSIICYPRAAGIEAKISHPSVIDLGGRRSIEINLTSGSNRINNGVIRLKPATAGLRLLVSEMEIVNGFIKLRQNATSGHIEFSEFGPDASTTLGIPYTVEGSQSTLIIRLEIEYQTDNGKFLYLTTKSVLTTLPVSVNVQDVFMHDALFSRFTISPAMMIPLKVFDCRMPGTQSFSVQSSMLPGEIFDVFPKQPASLLYKIKPEGKSKERGSRALRLTVDFSCLNEECLATLEDQFKKDLEKSPFSHLRCLLLPHLLGAFSSQWTANSLEKIGLLREVDVFPYERMQWQAVTRTLGRGLEQQVTEWLTLWHKQRQVLPLQDRPPPQTLRQIVIPVDMPEIQVVHTAELVLHNISPSQPHAAVGEAIRAELILRHTRRWCPEDVREPQAVLEFMYEIITNTDIWLVGGRRRGNFTASEGQTRSFPLMLIPQVPGHLILPSVEVKTFVAQQSQADPLALPQRRPISSEVDYRSHGMTILVTPNLSKTTVSVDMVGPSGSGAWLIDSEKRVVPAS; this is translated from the exons ATGGACGCCACCCCTCGCCCGAATTCTAGCAACGTAACTG TTGAATACACGGATCCCTCCAACCTATTCCCCTTAGTAGAGCCTCTATTGCTAGAGGTTCGGCAGCTACGAAATCTTCATTGGAAGTCCCCCACTCGGCCTCTTCGGTCCATTGGATGTCTACAAATCGACTTTGTCCCAGCCCAAACCCCCGAAGAATGGAAGCGACTCAGCGATGGCACCAGTGGCGCAGCTACACATCGGCGACACCAAATACCGGGCCTACGTCGAACACCTTACTTGAAAATCTACTTGCTACGCTGCGATGATAACGAGACCTACAAGGCAACGTCGAGGAAGCTTGTGCGGGAGTGGGTCAAAGCAAAGGGCAGCGGCTCCCAGGATAACCATGATGCCTGTGAATGGCTGGTTATACATGTTGTTGAGGCCAATGGATCTCGTGCTGAAGTCCCTGAGAAGCCGGGTCCTATGGCAAAGTGGCCCGGACGCAGTTCGACCTCCGTTCTTGAGAAGCTTAAGGCAGATTTCAATGGGTCTTCGAAAAGCGCAATAGACCGTGTTGTTCAACTGAAAATACCTACGCCCGATGCCAATAAACGACTACCAGAAGTATCTGTACAATTGGAAGATCTtgttaccaaattgaaaTCTTCCATATTGACGTCGTTTGACCTTCGGGTGGCGCAATATGAGGAAGACATTAGAGAGAAGGATTCGCAAAGGAGCCTACCCGGTTGGAACTTTTGCACATTCTTCATACTCAAAGAAGGCTTAGCACTGGGGTTTGAGAATGTTGGACTGTACGAAGATGCGCTGGTCGGCTACGATGAACTTTCTGCTGGTCTTGATGCCGCGCTTCGAGATCAGATGTCTGGCGCAGGGGATCAACATGGAGGAACACTTCTTGCATACAGCGAGGAGATGAAGTCCCGCGCTGAAGCTGCTCTTTCTTCGGGTGTTGCAGGTCCTGAAAACACATCTGCAGACCGTGGCGAGGACCCCGAAGCTGATGAAACACCATCAAAGCATAGCACATTTTCAGACCCTGTTGAGCTAGACCCAGAAGATTTTCCTTGCAATCCACACAAAAGGCCATATCGTGATATGATTGTAGCCAACAACATCTCCGTGTTTGATTTCCGCGCCTACATATTTTCAAGACAGATGCAGCTACTCTTGAAAGCTGCTGAGGTCCCATCATCAGCGAAGACAAGCCTCTCTGGGCAGCAAGGAACTAAATCCAAGGAGACGCATGATTTGACTCTTCTCGCAGAGATATGTGATCGTGCCAGCGAATTTGTTACTCTTGCCTCGCGGATATTGCGCAGAGATTTAGCGAACGCGGTATCACAACTTGAAAAAAAGTACGATGAGAATGCCGTAGCAGAGGTTGTCGACAATCTTGTATACTCATGGTCATATGCTGCCGTGTCTCAAGTTCTTGTCCAAACTTCTGTTGGCGCTTTGGACGTTCCACGTGTGTCGATCAGAACCAGTAAAGATCTGGCAGACGCATCAATTCTCACCTCTTTTGGTGGCGAATCACGGGATGGGGTGCCTCAGCGTTCGAGTTCGCTGATTACCGCGCCTACGAGCCATATGAACTCGCCGAGACCTGACTCCCCCCATTCATTTGGATTTAATCCTAGTTCGCCCGCGAAGAGGTCATTGACTGCTCTGATTGAGAATGAAGCTACAATAAAGAGGGCCGGTGCAATTGAATTGGCGTCGGCAAGAGGTGACTTATGTATCCTTGCAAGACGTATTCTCGAAACTCTGGGCCGCAAGAGAGGATGGGACCAACGCTGGCACGACTTATCTCTACTCTTTGACGAAGACGACACTCAGGCTACGACATTTATTGAAGTTTCCCTGAATAACCAGGATACCGCATCGAGAGACCAGCCTGCTACAGCACAAAAACCCCCTCCCCTGCTGGCAGGTATAGAGACACCAATACTTCAGGAAGCGTTGAAGTCTGTCGACCAGTTTAATTTATATTACGAGAAACTTACCGATGAAATATTTCGCCATCATGTTGCTGCAACCAGAATCAAATCGGCTGAAAGCGCCATGGCGGATATGGCTCTATGGAAATATCGACAAGAAGATTACGCAACAGCTGCTTCGTATTTCAACCACCTAGCTAGTTTTTACGGGGATAACAATTGGGAAGCCCTAGAAGGGGTGATGCTTGAGTTGTATGCACGATGTCTGAAGAAATTGGGTCGGAAAGAAGATTTCGTTCGTACATCGTTTAAATTGCTAGGAAAGTATACCGGAACGATTATATCGAAATCTAAACCGGAAAATAAACGTGAAAAAGTTGGCCTACCCGCAGAGTCTAAGGTTCCTGAATATATGAGTGAGCTCTTTGAGGCGTCTCGCGCTCTTCCGAAAAATTACGCCCTCCGGCTACGAGATTTCTTTGCCACTCCTACGATAGACCCACGGATTATCCATTTTGATGATAAGGATGGCTTTCAGCTACAAGTGTCGTTAAGATTACTTCTTGCAGAAAACATCACAATCGATTGCGTGAAAGTGCGACTGGTTAATAGTTCCGACATTAAAATGAACGAATTATGGTTGGAAACCCCAGGCCAAGTTGTCGTCAGAGAATCAACCACCAAAGTCTTGCTTGAGACCCCT ACGACAGCTCAAGGCGAATACTTCGTTGACCGCATTGAATTGCGCGTGGGGAATATTATTTTCGCACATGGTGCGAGTACTGAAGACTCTCCTTCTCCTACGTACAAAGAACTTTCCAACAGAGAGTCCGCAGACGAGAATATTCGGACGTCTATTATTTGTTATCCGCGAGCGGCTGGGATCGAGGCAAAAATCTCCCATCCATCTGTCATCGACTTGGGTGGTCGCAGGTCAATAGAAATCAATCTAACCAGCGGATCCAATAGGATTAACAATGGCGTCATTCGACTAAAGCCCGCAACGGCTGGCCTGAGGCTCCTTGTTTCGGAGATGGAAATTGTAAACGGCTTCATAAAATTACGCCAGAATGCTACGTCGGGGCATATTGAGTTCTCCGAATTCGGCCCCGACGCTTCTACCACACTGGGCATACCATACACAGTGGAAGGAAGCCAGAGCACCTTGATTATCCGTTTAGAAATCGAGTATCAGACCGACAACGGAAAATTTCTATATTTAACGACGAAATCGGTTTTGACCACTCTGCCGGTGAGCGTCAATGTCCAAGATGTATTCATGCACGATGCCCTCTTTTCAAGGTTTACGATAAGTCCGGCGATGATGATACCCCTCAAAGTGTTTGACTGCCGAATGCCGGGCACCCAGTCATTTTCTGTTCAGTCTAGTATGCTGCCGGGAGAGATATTCGACGTATTCCCCAAACAACCTGCGTCCTTACTTTATAAGATCAAACCTGAAGGAAAGAGCAAAGAACGTGGCTCACGTGCACTTCGACTAACTGTTGATTTCAGTTGTCTGAACGAGGAGTGCCTTGCGACCCTCGAAGATCAATTCAAAAAAGATCTGGAGAAAAGTCCGTTTTCGCACCTTCGTTGCCTCCTGTTGCCGCATCTTCTAGGAGCCTTTAGTTCTCAATGGACAGCAAATTCTCTGGAAAAAATAGGGCTGCTACGAGAAGTCGACGTGTTCCCTTACGAACGAATGCAATGGCAAGCGGTCACTCGAACGCTTGGCCGAGGGTTAGAACAACAGGTCACAGAATGGCTGACCCTCTGGCACAAG CAACGTCAAGTCTTACCTCTTCAAGATAGACCCCCCCCCCAAACCCTTAGACAAATTGTTATTCCAGTGGATATGCCAGAGATCCAAGTAGTCCACACCGCAGAGCTTGTACTGCACAATATCTCTCCCAGCCAACCTCACGCGGCAGTGGGAGAGGCTATCCGTGCGGAGCTGATCCTGCGACATACGCGCCGATGGTGCCCTGAAGATGTGCGGGAGCCCCAGGCAGTGTTGGAATTCATGTACGAGATCATCACTAATACAGATATCTGGCTTGTGGGCGGCCGGCGACGCGGGAATTTTACCGCCTCCGAAGGACAAACACGGTCGTTTCCGCTCATGCTAATACCCCAAGTACCCGGTCATCTAATTCTTCCCAGTGTGGAAGTTAAGACCTTCGTTGCACAGCAATCGCAGGCCGACCCTCTAGCACTTCCCCAGCGGCGACCAATCTCTTCGGAGGTTGATTATCGCAGTCATGGGATGACGATACTCGTGACGCCGAATCTGAGCAAGACAACGGTCAGTGTAGACATGGTTGGGCCGTCGGGGAGTGGCGCCTGGTTAATAGACTCTGAGAAGCGGGTCGTTCCGGCAAGCTGA
- a CDS encoding uncharacterized protein (EggNog:ENOG410PJJT~COG:S): MDRGGVGLSQQNVTSPPQHLLDDLARLGLVPLKLRIFQRTGGTRHIAGVEFLDRIPVNRRSPVGRKWLTFLAAITCEPGPDVNCHRCVHAMANYSGALHR; the protein is encoded by the coding sequence ATGGATCGCGGTGGTGTGGGGCTTTCTCAACAAAACGTGACTTCGCCTCCCCAACATCTTTTAGATGACCTTGCCCGTCTAGGTTTAGTGCCGTTAAAGCTTCGCATCTTCCAGCGGACTGGAGGAACACGCCACATTGCAGGCGTAGAATTTCTCGACCGAATTCCGGTGAACAGGCGATCGCCCGTTGGCCGCAAATGGCTGACCTTCTTAGCGGCCATCACATGCGAACCCGGCCCTGATGTCAACTGCCATCGTTGTGTGCATGCGATGGCAAATTACTCGGGAGCACTTCACCGTTGA
- the FAH12 gene encoding Oleate hydroxylase fah12 (EggNog:ENOG410PGFX~COG:I~TransMembrane:4 (i95-114o126-147i292-310o322-340i)~BUSCO:6036at33183) — MSSTALPKRVALHRQMTESSSVTSSVTPSPMESPRHSPSTTSLSSLASEALAEGSGKLLDTYGNEFEIPNFTIKEIRDAIPAHCFKRDGVRGLLYVFRDLACLGVTFYVFHNYVTPENIPSTPMRAGLWALYTFVQGLFGTGIWVLAHECGHQSFSPSKVLNDTVGWILHSSLLVPYFSWKISHGKHHKATGNLERDMVFVPKTREQYASRMGYFVHQLNEVMEETPIQAATNLILQQLFGWPMYLLSNVTGHNNHECQREGRGKGKKNGMFTGVNHFNPSSPLYEAKDAKLIVLSDIGLLIMGSILYALGQRFGWTNLLVWYFIPYLWVNHWLVAITYLQHTDPSLPHYHSSVWNFARGAAATIDREFGFIGRQLFHGIIETHVLHHYVSTIPFYNADEATEAIKKVMGKHYRSDTKGGSLGFIRALWRSTRMCQWVEPSEGAQGEGKDVLFFRNRNGLGPRPLVVEPEEGKAK; from the exons ATGTCTTCTACCGCTCTTCCAAAACGCGTGGCGCTTCACCGCCAAATGACCGAAAGCTCTTCCGTCACGAGCTCCGTCACCCCTTCACCTATGGAAAGTCCGCGACACTCTCCTTCCACCACCTCTCTCTCCTCGCTCGCTTCTGAGGCACTAGCAGAAGGTAGCGGCAAGTTGCTTGATACCTATGGCAATGAATTCGAAATCCCAAACTTCaccatcaaggaaatccggGATGCTATCCCAGCACACTGTTTCAAGCGGGATGGTGTCCGAGGCTTGTTGTATGTCTTCAGGGATTTGGCATGCCTGGGAGTGACATTCTATGTCTTCCACAATTATGTGACACCTGAAAATATCCCATCCACTCCTATGCGGGCTGGGTTGTGGGCCCTGTATACGTTCGTTCAAGGACTTTTTGGCACCGGTATCTGGGTCCTAGCACACGAATGTGGTCATCAGTCCTTCTCGCCATCCAAAGTTCTCAATGACACCGTCGGATGGattcttcattcttctctACTTGTTCCTTACTTCTCATGGAAAATTTCCCATGGAAAGCACCACAAGGCAACCGGTAACCTCGAACGTGATATGGTGTTCGTTCCTAAAACCAGGGAGCAGTACGCCTCGCGCATGGGATATTTTGTCCACCAGCTAAATGAGGTCATGGAAGAAACTCCAATCCAGGCGGCGACCAACCTCATCCTCCAGCAATTGTTTGGATGGCCAATGTACCTCTTGTCCAACGTCACCGGGCATAACAACCATGAGTGCCAGCGCGAGGGTCGCGGCAAGGGCAAGAAGAACGGCATGTTCACCGGCGTCAACCACTTCAATCCTTCGAGTCCGCTGTATGAGGCAAAGGATGCTAAACTTATCGTCCTCAGTGACATCGGTCTGTTAATCATGGGCTCCATCCTGTATGCTCTTGGCCAAAGATTTGGCTGGACCAATCTCCTCGTTTGGTACTTCATCCCATACCTGTGGGTTAACCATTGGCTCG TCGCGATCACTTACCTGCAGCACACCGACCCCAGTTTGCCACACTACCACTCTTCGGTGTGGAATTTTGCAAGAGGCGCTGCTGCCACCATCGACCGTGAATTCGGTTTCATCGGCCGTCAACTATTCCATGGCATCATTGAAACCCACGTCCTTCACCATTACGTCAGTACTATTCCATTCTATAACGCGGACGAGGCGACCGAAGCTATCAAGAAAGTCATGGGTAAACATTATCGTTCGGACACCAAAGGTGGCAGCCTTGGATTCATCAGAGCTCTGTGGCGTAGCACTAGAATGTGCCAGTGGGTCGAGCCATCCGAGGGCGCCCAGGGCGAAGGCAAAGACGTTCTCTTTTTCCGAAATCGCAACGGATTAGGACCCAGACCGCTTGTTGTCGAGccagaagaaggaaaggcCAAATAA
- a CDS encoding uncharacterized protein (EggNog:ENOG410PIMG~COG:L~BUSCO:5936at33183) has translation MDLLTTLPDFPIEPYSHIVPALEKAELSLKELLLLDTLEIAKRTRIPVAEVQRLTSHVLEELHRDLGLKPDHARPEQHENGRKQVQCDDIDSNEDARAPFQPPSLSSISTLDPLLDDVLSGGILTGYVTEIAGESGSGKTQLLLHLLLSVQLPPPYGLRKNALYISTEADLATNRLSQLLDGHPLLISLPEDVQRPSLDNVLSITTVDLETQDHILNYHVPAAISRYNVGLVVIDSITANYRVESSINNVCGLLDRAWELKRLGQLLRNLAVTHNIAVVVANQISDRLSHLDGSVWAEEPEYLLNRFAERPSAQPSSQYPGFSQQIPSSLTCQSPTHPDGSPYSLLRQAQAQVATTQGLPALSPNDDRDDTPQLNIRNLSAVLSFAYQQPFYTGWGDPYERKALKTPALGLVWANQLGCRLVLKIHESSNILSTSVAVDTSTNLFAELSDDHRTNNEIKKDPSKLVLQNQNGDVVEAKGPNQEPGGNQTKYRRAIGTKEAPESQSFTKAPGPESGNDNTSYSTQATVLQTRKRTMQVVFSPWTSGNHISKSEEDPKRSTTEDSNTSDLPSEAVEFEILPSGIRGVTFSVHL, from the exons ATGGACTTATTGACCACGCTTCCCGATTTCCCAATTGAACCATACTCCCATATCGTACCGGCGCTTGAAAAGGCAGAATTATCGCTTAAGgagcttctgcttcttgacaCTCTTGAAATCGCGAAACGAACACGAATACCAGTCGCAGAGGTCCAAAGGCTCACGAGCCATGTGTTGGAAGAACTTCACCGAGACCTTGGACTAAAACCTGATCACGCCAGGCCAGAGCAGCACGAAAATGGTAGAAAACAGGTACAATGTGATGATATTGATAGCAACGAGGATGCTCGCGCACCCTTCCAGCCACCCAGCCTGTCCTCTATCAGTACTTTGGACCCCCTCCTTGACGATGTGCTTTCAGGTGGAATATTGACTGGATATGTGACAGAAATAGCAGGAGAAAG TGGCAGCGGCAAGACCCAACTTTTGCTTCACCTGCTCCTGTCCGTCCAACTCCCACCTCCATACGGCCTGCGCAAAAATGCGCTGTACATCTCGACTGAAGCAGACCTAGCTACAAATAGGTTGTCCCAGCTACTTGACGGGCATCCCCTTTTGATATCGCTTCCCGAGGACGTACAACGTCCGTCTCTGGATAATGTCCTCTCAATAACCACCGTCGATCTTGAAACTCAGGACCACATCCTCAACTACCACGTTCCCGCTGCCATATCGAGATACAATGTTGGCCTGGTGGTTATTGATTCCATCACAGCAAATTACCGAGTGGAGAGCTCCATTAATAATGTGTGTGGGCTACTAGACCGTGCATGGGAGCTCAAAAGGCTGGGACAGCTTCTGCGAAATTTGGCAGTGACGCATAATATAGCCGTTGTTGTAGCCAACCAGATTTCCGACAGGCTTAGCCATTTAGATGGCTCCGTTTGGGCAGAGGAGCCTGAGTATCTTCTCAATCGCTTTGCTGAGCGGCCTTCGGCCCAACCTTCTTCACAGTATCCCGGCTTTTCTCAGCAAATACCCTCGTCACTGACATGCCAGTCGCCTACTCATCCGGATGGCTCACCTTACTCGCTACTACGGCAGGCTCAAGCTCAGGTAGCCACCACCCAAGGCCTTCCTGCATTATCACCAAACGATGACCGCGATGATACTCCACAGCTTAACATCCGTAATCTTAGCGCAGTCCTAAGCTTTGCGTACCAGCAGCCATTCTACACTGGGTGGGGGGACCCCTACGAGCGAAAGGCCTTGAAGACTCCAGCATTAGGGCTTGTCTGGGCGAATCAGCTGGGTTGTCGCCTTGTGCTGAAGATACATGAGTCTTCGAATATCCTTAGTACAAGCGTCGCAGTGGATACGAGTACGAATTTATTCGCTGAGCTGTCAGACGACCATCGAACGAACaatgaaataaaaaaggaTCCTTCGAAGCTCGTGTTGCAAAATCAGAACGGCGATGTTGTCGAAGCAAAAGGCCCGAATCAGGAACCTGGTGGAAATCAGACTAAGTATCGGCGAGCGATTGGAACTAAGGAAGCACCGGAAAGCCAATCTTTCACAAAAGCTCCCGGACCAGAATCTGGGAATGACAACACCAGTTATTCAACACAGGCAACGGTGCTCCAAACTCGGAAGCGAACAATGCAGGTCGTTTTTTCACCCTGGACGTCAGGTAACCATATTTCAAAGTCTGAAGAGGACCCCAAAAGATCGACAACTGAAGATAGTAATACGTCCGACCTTCCATCGGAAGCAGTGGAGTTTGAGATCTTGCCTAGTGGCATCCGTGGTGTAACATTTTCTGTACATCTTTAA
- a CDS encoding uncharacterized protein (EggNog:ENOG410PF88~COG:Q) produces the protein MAQPHPLDQLRAEEIVQARDVIIQAWPGSLLQFRSIFLEEPTKSLLIPFLKAEHNGTLNGYTPRPPRLARVQYDVVKENKFCGYTESVVDVNLKDEVSRQDFDTSCQPYLTMEEMKKFFDLCLPSPLFQEATSKFKLPEGYEVELEPWPYGYSPPGETPPRYIQGLCFARDKRNGNLDSNHYSHPIPMIAILDVYKQEIVQIQKLATGGTADGLAYDTHQENPVDHCRPAEYVPELADVEYRTDIKPLNIIQPEGPSFKVSGESLVEWQKWRLRVGFNPREGVTLHDVHYDGRSIFYRLSLSEMTVPYGDPRPPFHRKQAFDFGDGGAGRSANNLALGCDCLGAIKYLDTFNTDFSGQPIPAPNVVCIHEQDNGIGWKHTNFRTDRPVVTRYRELVIQYIITLGNYEYVFAYKFDQAGAVSLEVRPTGIISVVNIDPGKTSPWGNVVAPGVLGQNHQHLFCLRVDPAIDGHSNTIFREESLPMPIDPATNPYGNAYNVVSQPIEKSSGFDASPFTNLVVKMSNTNIRNPISGKPVSYKFTPPPSQLLLADPQSIMARRAKFARHHLWVTSYKDGEFYAAGDFTNQSHEERGGLADAVSRDENTVDTDIVLWSVFGFTHNPRVEDWPVMPVEKIELQFRPSDFFDRNPALDVPAVKNTASVLVGNKTCCQSSE, from the exons ATGGCTCAACCTCACCCGTTGGATCAATTGCGGGCAGAAGAAATCGTCCAAGCCCGAGACGTTATAATCCAAGCGTGGCCTGGATCACTGCTTCAATTCCGTTCCATATTCCTTGAAGAGCCCACCAAGTCATTGTTGATTCCATTTCTGAAGGCAGAACACAACGGTACATTAAATGGGTACACTCCGCGTCCACCCAGGTTGGCTCGCGTGCAATATGATGTGGTTAAAGAAAACAAATTTTGCGGATATACGGAATCTGTTGTGGATGTTAACTTAAAAGACGAAGTCAGTCGGCAGGATTTCGATACCTCTTGCCAGCCCTACTTAACAAT GGAGGAAATGAAAAAGTTTTTCGACCTCTGTCTTCCATCTCCATTGTTCCAGGAGGCTACATCCAAGTTCAAGCTACCAGAAGGGTACGAGGTAGAACTCGAACCTTGGCCATATGGCTACTCGCCTCCAGGAGAAACTCCTCCTCGCTATATTCAAGGCCTTTGTTTTGCGCGAGACAAACGCAACGGAAACTTGGATTCCAATCACTATTCACATCCGATACCAATGATTGCCATATTAGATGTGTACAAACAAGAGATTGTTCAGATACAGAAACTTGCTACCGGTGGAACTGCGGATGGATTAGCATATGATACCCATCAGGAAAATCCCGTTGATCATTGTCGCCCTGCGGAATACGTTCCTGAACTCGCTGATGTCGAGTACCGTACTGATATCAAACCATTAAATATTATCCAGCCGGAAGGACCGTCCTTCAAAGTGAGCGGCGAAAGTCTGGTCGAATGGCAGAAATGGCGGCTCCGCGTAGGATTCAACCCTCGCGAGGGCGTCACGCTCCATGACGTCCACTATGATGGTCGCAGTATTTTTTACCGTCTGAGTTTATCTGAGATGACTGTCCCTTATGGTGACCCTCGTCCACCCTTCCATCGAAAGCAAGCCTTTGATTTTGGTGATGGAGGTGCTGGTCGCTCCGCAAACAACTTGGCTTTGGGATGCGATTGCTTGGGTGCAATTAAGTACTTGGATACTTTTAATACTGATTTTTCTGGACAACCAATCCCGGCCCCAAACGTGGTGTGCATTCATGAACAAGATAATGGCATTGGGTGGAAGCATACCAATTTCCGTACTGATCGGCCCGTTGTGACACGGTACCGGGAACTGGTCATTCAGTATATTATCACGCTTGGAAACTACGAATATGTTTTTGCGTATAAATTCGACCAAGCCGGAGCCGTTAGCCTTGAAGTGCGACCGACCGGCATTATTTCAGTAGTTAACATCGATCCCGGCAAAACTTCTCCGTGGGGAAATGTTGTCGCACCCGGTGTTCTCGGCCAAAATCATCAGCATCTATTCTGCCTACGGGTTGATCCTGCTATTGATGGGCACAGCAACACAATCTTCCGCGAAGAATCCTTGCCTATGCCGATTGACCCTGCCACCAATCCTTACGGGAACGCCTATAACGTTGTATCACAGCCAATCGAGAAGTCCAGCGGATTTGACGCATCTCCATTTACTAACCTCGTCGTTAAGATGTCTAACACTAATATACGAAACCCAATATCCGGCAAACCGGTGTCTTACAAGTTCACACCGCCACCCTCTCAACTCCTACTAGCAGACCCTCAGTCTATTATGGCCCGTCGAGCCAAATTTGCCAGGCATCATCTGTGGGTCACCTCTTACAAGGACGGCGAATTTTACGCCGCAGGAGATTTTACAAATCAGTCCCACGAGGAACGAGGTGGACTTGCGGATGCAGTTTCTCGCGACGAGAATACAGTTGATACAGACATCGTGCTATGGTCTGTCTTTGGATTTACCCATAACCCGAGAGTTGAAGACTGGCCAGTCATGCCAGTTGAGAAAATTGAGCTTCAGTTCCGCCCATCTGATTTTTTTGATCGCAATCCTGCCTTGGATGTTCCCGCCGTTAAGAATACAGCTAGTGTCCTTGTTGGGAACAAAACTTGCTGCCAGTCCAGTGAATAA